A segment of the Halococcus agarilyticus genome:
GGGCTTCGGCGGTGCTGTGCGGTTTGCAGTCGCGGAGAGATAGCATCCACGCGAGCGAAGCGAGCGTGGTTCACCGCGAGCGAGGCCGATGGCCGAGCGAGCGGGTGTTTTTGGTCCACCGGAAGACGCTTCGCGTCTTCCGAGCTGCTTGAAAACGCGAAGCGTTTTCAGCATCACGAAACGCCGGAGGCGTTTCGGTTGACTTCGTTCGCTTCGCTCACGAAGACAGGGTTTTGGACGGGGTCCGAGGCGAGCGACCGTGGGGAGCGAGCCGAGAGCCCCGTGTGAAAAAGTGGGGCTCCGGAAGGTTTTTGATTACCCGTGGTTATCACCGGCTATGGAGCTGCCGACGCCCGACGACCTCCGGGAACGCCGTCACGAGGTCGATCTCACTCAGAGCGCGCTCGCCGAGCGGGCGGGGGTCTCCCAGCCGTTGATCGCGCGGATCGAGAGCGGTGACGTCGATCCGCGGCTTTCGACCCTCCGGCGGATCGTGACCGCGCTCGACGCCGCCGAAGGCGGGATTCGCCGTGCGCGCGACCTGATGGGCGAGTCGGTCGTCCACGTCGCACCCGACGACAGCGTCCGGGAGGCGATCGACCGGATGGGCGAGGCGGGGTACTCCCAGCTCCCGGTGGTTCACGACGAGTACCCCGTCGGGATCATTTCCAATGGCGACATC
Coding sequences within it:
- a CDS encoding CBS domain-containing protein, with protein sequence MELPTPDDLRERRHEVDLTQSALAERAGVSQPLIARIESGDVDPRLSTLRRIVTALDAAEGGIRRARDLMGESVVHVAPDDSVREAIDRMGEAGYSQLPVVHDEYPVGIISNGDIRRSGTDDAAELPVADVMRESITTVAPDATLDAVDTHLDHHDAVIVVESGRMAGIITEADVAAHLS